Genomic window (Verrucomicrobiia bacterium):
CGCGTCGTCATCGAAACCGCCCGCCGCCTCGTCCCCCTCGGCACCGACGTCCTCAAAGCCGAATTCCCCGTCCACCCCGCCGACTCCCCGGACGAATCCGAATGGGACGACGCCTGCCGCGAACTCACCGCCGTCTGCCCCGTCCCCTGGGTCCTCCTCTCCGCCGGCGTCTCCCACGACGTCTTCCTCCGCCAGACCGCCATCGCCTGCCGGGCGGGTGCCCGCGGTGTCATCGCCGGACGCGCCATCTGGAGCGAGGCCATCGCCATCACCCCCGACCCCGACGCCCGGCGCCGCTTCCTCGAAGGCCCCGCCCGCCAGCGCCTCGAAACCCTCCGCGCCCTCTGTCAGACCCGGCCC
Coding sequences:
- a CDS encoding tagatose-bisphosphate aldolase, which translates into the protein RVVIETARRLVPLGTDVLKAEFPVHPADSPDESEWDDACRELTAVCPVPWVLLSAGVSHDVFLRQTAIACRAGARGVIAGRAIWSEAIAITPDPDARRRFLEGPARQRLETLRALCQTRPLPPGSHL